Genomic window (Thermotoga sp. SG1):
CTTTGTTACGTCTCCAAAGATGAACACGGCTTCTCCACCTTTGCTCTTTATCAGTTCCACAGTTGTGTTTCCTTTTTCCTCAGAAATGTCGTTCACCGCCACCTTCGCCCCTCTTTCTGCAAACATGATCGCAGCTTTTTTCCCTATTCCAGAACCTGCTCCTGTTATCAAAACCACCTTCCCCTGAAAGTTCATGGTTTCAATCCCTCCTTATCCAAAGATGAGGTTCGGTATGAACAGCACGATCTGCGGGAAGAAAATAATCATCAATATCGCCACTATTGTTACGAACAGGAACGGCCAGGATGCCTGTATGTACTCTTCTATTGTTGCACCAAGGACCGAACAACCCGCGTACATTGAAGCCCCTACTGGTGGCGTCTGATTACCCATGGCGGCAGACAGAATGAACACCAGACCAAAATGAACGGGATCTATTCCTACTTGTCTTGCCACAGGAAGAAGTATCGCCGTGAGCATGAGAATTAGAGCCGTTGCATCCACGAACAATCCAGCAAACACAAGGAAGATAGCGATCATTATCATCAGAATGTTTGGGTTGGAGGATATTCCAAGAAGGAATTCCGCCAATTTCTCTGGTATCCTCTCCCAAATCATTCCATAGCCGAATATGTTCGACATCGAAAGTATGAACATTACACTTCCAATATCACCGAGGGAATTCTCCAGCGTCTCCCAATAAAGTATCTTGAGAGACATTTCTCTATGAATTGCAAACCCTACAAGCAAACCGTATAACACAGCGAACGATCCTACTTCTGATGGGGTGAAAATACCTCCTCTGAGCCCCACGATCAACAGGACGGGAAAGATAAGTGCCCAGATGCTCTTTCCCAGCGTTCTAAATATTTCACCGATTGGAGTCCGCCCTTCTCTTTCTGGTTCCAGGTTCAACCTCTTCGCAACGAACCATATGGTGATCATGTACACAACCATCAAGAGGAGACCTGGACCTATTCCCGCTGCAAAGAGCCTACCTATGGAGACCTGTCCGATCGTACCGTAGATGATGAAAGCGATACCAGGTGGTATGATCGGTGTGATAAGAGATGTCCAGACATTGACAGCCACGGCAAAACCTCTTGGATATCCACGTCTTAACATTTCAGGTCCGAGCATCCTTGTTTCCATAGCCGCATCCGCTATACTCGATCCAGAAACTCCTCCCATCAATGTGGAAAGAACAGCCGAAACCTGACCGAGTCCTCCTCTCATATGACCAACGAGCGTGGAGGCGAAATCCAAAAGTCTTTTCGTCACACCTGCAGAATTCATCACATTCCCAGCCACTATGAACATGGGAATCGCAAGGAGCGTAAAATTCACCGTTTGAGACAACAATCTCTGA
Coding sequences:
- a CDS encoding TRAP transporter large permease subunit — translated: MIIVLIAFAVFLILGMPVAFAIGISGFLWFLQHPELPITIPIQRLLSQTVNFTLLAIPMFIVAGNVMNSAGVTKRLLDFASTLVGHMRGGLGQVSAVLSTLMGGVSGSSIADAAMETRMLGPEMLRRGYPRGFAVAVNVWTSLITPIIPPGIAFIIYGTIGQVSIGRLFAAGIGPGLLLMVVYMITIWFVAKRLNLEPEREGRTPIGEIFRTLGKSIWALIFPVLLIVGLRGGIFTPSEVGSFAVLYGLLVGFAIHREMSLKILYWETLENSLGDIGSVMFILSMSNIFGYGMIWERIPEKLAEFLLGISSNPNILMIMIAIFLVFAGLFVDATALILMLTAILLPVARQVGIDPVHFGLVFILSAAMGNQTPPVGASMYAGCSVLGATIEEYIQASWPFLFVTIVAILMIIFFPQIVLFIPNLIFG